The nucleotide sequence ATTCACCGCGTTTGTTGCGCCCCTTCCATGCGTAGATGGCCATCAGGGGGTGCCTGCTACATCCAAGTCGTCAACGTCATACCCAACCCGCATGGCTTCCGCAAGGGTGGTACGCCCGGCCTTCACCAACTCCAAGGCATGGTGGGCCATGCTTTGGCCGCGCATGCGTTCGCGCGCGCTGCGCATAAAGTCACCGGGATCCGCCAAGGTGGCCTTGTGGGCCAGTTCCACATCCATTTCCATGAGCTCATACACCCCTTGGCGACCCGAGTAGCCAGACCCGTTGCATGCCGAACATCCCAGGCCTTTTTGGGGCAGCCATGTGGGTGTACCGACCTGCAAGGAGTCCAGCCATGATTGCTCTTGGGCGCTTGGGGTGTGCGCAGCCGCGCACTCGGTGCAGTTCAAGCGGAGCAAACGCTGTGCAATAACGGCCTGCAAAGAAGTGGCCACCATGTAAGACGGCACACCCATGTCCATCAACCTAAACGGCGTGCTCATGGCGTCACGGGTGTGCAAAGTAGATAGCAAGAGATGCCCAGTAATCGCCGCGCGCAGACCAATTTCGGCTGTTGCAGAGTCGCGCATTTCGCCCACCAAGATCACGTCGGGGTCTTGGCGCAAGCAGGAGCGCAGCACCTTGGCAAACGTGAGTTCAATCTTGTCATTCACCTGCACTTGGGTGATACCGGGCAAGCGGTACTCCACGGGGTCTTCGACGGTGATGACTTTGAGTTCATCCGCATTGATTTCCGCCAGTGCCGCATACAGCGTGGTGGTTTTTCCTGAGCCCGTAGGCCCGGTGACCAGCACCATGCCCGACTGCCGAGCCAACACTTCACGAAACCGCGCCAGCATGGCCGCAGGCATGCCAATGGCATCGAGGCGGCGCATGCCGATGCCTTGGTTGAGTAAGCGCATCACCACCGATTCGCCATAGGTGGCTGGCAGGGTCGACAGACGCACATCAATGGTTTGCTCTTTGAGCCGCACGCTGAAGCGGCCGTCTTGCGGCAAGCGCTTTTCAGAGATATCCAAACCACCCATAAGCTTGAGGCGCTGGGTCAGCGCACCCGCAATGCGCTTGTCAGCTTGGGTTTGGGTTTGCAACACACCGTCGACCCGCACCCGAATTTGCAAGCCCGCCTCTTGGGGCTCAATGTGCACGTCAGACGCACCGACTTGCATGGCGTCTTCAAACAGCGACTGCAACAAACGCACCACCGGTGCACCCTCCAGCCCCACGCTGGCGGTGAGTTCACCAAAGTCCACCGCATCTCCGATGTCTTTTTCCAGCGCCCGCGCCAAGCCGCTGATTTCTTCGGTGCGGCGGTACAGCTTGTCAAACGCTAAGGTCAGCTGGCTTTCTGGTGCGGCGGCTATGGCGATGTTGCGCTTGAGGATGCGCGTGAGCTCGTCAAAGGCAAACAGGTCGAGCGGGTCAGACATGGCCACCAGCAACTGGTCGCCCTTGTCTTCAAGCACCACCGCCTTGAACCTGCGGGCATTGGCTTCAGCCAGCAATTTGACGACTTCCGCGCGAAACGGAAAGGTCTTCAGATTCACGAACGGAATGCGCAGCTGCCGCGCCAAGCCGTTGGCCAACAACTCTTCGGTGATGATGCCGGTCTCTATCAGCAAGCGCCCCACTTTCTTGCCGGTGGTCCGCTGTAACTCCAAGGTTTGCTTGAGCTGCTCTTGCGAGATCAGGCGTTGCTGCACCAGTACATCGCCTAAGCGCAGTTTCTCCGGGCGACTGGTGGCAGTTGTCATGCGCAAGTCCTGTTTGAGCTGTGGCAAAAATAATAGCACGTTGCCATGGCTTGTGTCATGACAATTACCAAGCCAAAGCGCCCGCTAATCGGGCGCAGCAAGCTACAGTATTGATAGCTAATTGCGCACAGTACATGTGCCGTCTAGACCGATTCAGCCGCGTGCAACGCCAACTCGCACCGATCAACGGTGCGCCCGTCTGTGTTACAGGTTCGGTGCCAGCAAACGCTGCAACTCGGCGGCAGTGCGGCCACGGCGGCGCACATGGTCTTGGAGTTGGTCATCCGAAATCTTGCCCACGTTGAAGTAGGTGGCGTCGGGGTGCCCCAGGTAGAAGCCGCTCACGCTGGCGGCTGGCGTCATGGCCAGGCTCTCGGTCACGGCCATGCCAATGTCTTCGCACTGCAGCAGCGCAAACATGTCTTGCTTGACGCTGTGGTCAGGGCACGCAGGGTAGCCGGGGGCTGGACGAATGCCTTGGTATTTTTCGGCAATGAGCTCTTCAGCGCTTAAGGCTTCGCTAGGTGCGTAGCCCCATAGGTCGGTCCGCACGCGGTGGTGCAAGCACTCGGCAAAAGCCTCGGCCAAGCGGTCTGCAATGGCTTTGAGCATGATGGCGGAGTAGTCGTCGTGCGCATCCAAGAAGATCTTTTCGCGCTTTTCGGTGCCAATGCCCGCGGTCACCGCGAACATGCCTGCGTAGTCTGACTTAACTCCTTGGGGCGCCACAAAGTCGGCCAGGCAGCGGCTGGGGCGCATCACGCCGTCAATCTCTTGCTTCTCGGTTTGCTGGCGCAGGCCGTACCAGGTGAGTGCAACGGTGCTGCGGCTCTCGTCGGTGTAGAACTCGATGTCGTCATCGTTCACGCTGTTGGCCGGGTACAGCGCCACCACGGCGTTGGCGGTCAGCCATCGGCCTTCTATCAGGCGCTTAAGCATGGCTTTGCCATCTTCAAACACGCGGCTGGCCTCGGTGCCCACTACCTCGTCTTTCAAAATCGCTGGGAAGGGCCCGGCCAAGTCCCAGGTCTGGAAGAACGGGCCCCAGTCAATGAACTGCGCCAACTCGGTCAGGTCAAAGTTCTTGAACACGCGCCGCCCAATGAACTTGGGGACCGTGGGCGCAAAGCTGGCCCAGTCCACCGGCGTTTTGTTGGCACGGGCCTTGGCCAGCGGCCACATGGGCGTTTGCTTTTTGTTGGCGTGCTGGTGGCGCACCTTGTCGTAGTCGGCGTTGAGCTCGTCCACATAGGTTTGCACGCCGTCGCCCAACAGGCTTTGCGCCACGCTCACGCTGCGCGAGGCATCGGGCACATAGACCACTGGCCCTTCGTAATGGGGCGAAATTTTGACGGCGGTGTGCACCCGGCTGGTGGTCGCGCCTCCAATCAACAGCGGAATCTTCTTGATGCGGAAGTAGTCGTCCTTTTGCATCTCGCCCGCCACGTACTGCATTTCTTCTAAGCTGGGTGTGATCAGGCCTGAGAGGCCAATGATGTCCGCGCCCTCTGCCTTGGCTTTCGCCAAGATTTCATGGCAAGGCACCATGACGCCCATGTTGACCACGTCAAAGTTGTTGCACTGCAAAACCACGGTCACGATGTTTTTGCCGATGTCGTGCACATCGCCCTTGACCGTGGCAATGACGATCTTGCCCTTGGTCTTCACATCGCGGCCTGCGGCTTCGTCCAGGCGTTTTTCTTCTTCAATATAGGGAATCAGGTGGGCAACGGCCTGCTTCATCACCCGGGCACTTTTCACCACCTGGGGCAAAAACATCTTGCCTTGGCCAAACAGGTCACCCACGATGTTCATGCCATCCATGAGCGGGCCTTCGATCACATGCAAAGGACGTCCGCCTTTGGCCAGCACTTCTTGGTATGCCTCTTCGGTGTCCGCCACGATGAAGTCGGTAATGCCGTGCACCATGGCGTGGCTTAGGCGTTGGCCCACCGTAGCCGGGGCTTCAGGCGTGCCGCGCCACTCCAGTTTCTTGCTCTCGTCTTTAGCGCCGCTCTTGGCGGTTTCGGCAATGTCCACCAAGCGCTCGCCGGCGTCAGCTCGGCGGTTGAGCACCACGTCTTCCACACGTTCACGCAGAACAGGTTCCAGGTCGTCGTACACGCCCACCATACCGGCGTTGACGATGCCCATGTCCATGCCCGCAGCAATGGCGTGGTACAGGAACACGGTGTGGATGGCCTCGCGCACCGGGTCGTTACCGCGGAAGCTAAACGACACGTTAGACACACCGCCACTCACCTTGGCGCCGGGCAGGTTTTGCTTGATCCAGCGGGTGGCTTCAATAAAGTCCACCGCGTAGTTGTTGTGCTCTTCAATGCCTGTAGCAATGGCAAAGATATTGGGGTCGAAGATGATGTCTTCTGGGGGGAAGTCCACCTCGTCCACCAAGATGCGGTACGCGCGCTCGCAAATCTCGATCTTGCGGGCGTAGGTGTCAGCTTGGCCCTGCTCGTCAAACGCCATCACCACGGTGGCGGCCCCATAGCGGCGTAGCAACTTGGCTTGGCGTTTGAACTCTTCTACGCCTTCTTTCATGCTGATGGAGTTAACCACCGCCTTACCCTGCACACAGCGCAAGCCTGCTTCAATGACGCTCCACTTGGAGCTGTCAATCATGAGCGGCACGCGAGAGATATCAGGCTCGCTGGCAATGAGGTTCAAAAACCGCACCATGGCCGCCTGGCTGTCCAGCATGGCCTCGTCCATATTGATGTCGATGATTTGCGCACCGTTCTCGACCTGCTGGCGCGCCACGGCCAAGGCTTCTTCAAACTGGCCGTTCAGAATCATGCGGGCAAACGCCTTGGAACCCGTGACGTTGGTGCGCTCGCCCACATTCACAAACAAAGAGCTGGCGTCAATGCGCACGGGCTCCAGGCCGGAAAGCAGCATGGGCGCAACGGACGTAGCTAAAGAGGGGGAACTTGTAGAAGACATGCATCTCACCTGTAAAAAACATCTTGCCAGGTGAGCGTCGTTGCGGTGGGTCAAGCACTGTCCAAGCCTGACGGGAACAAAGTTTCCCGCTGCAACGCTCCTTGGATGGCGCGATTTTAAGGGCTAACGCGCCGCAAGGGGCGCGAACTTGGGGGCTAAACGCGCACCCAAGCTCCCGAAGTACTGGAAGCCACCATGGCGTCCAATATGCGCATGTTCAAAATGGCGTCTTCCACCCCGTAAGGCAAGGCCACCAGACCGCGCACCACTTGCGCAAACGCATCCCCCTGCAGCGCATACTGGTCGGCCGCGGGCAGGTTTTCCACCTGCTGGGCACCATCGCGCAGGCTTTTTCCGTCGTGCACCCACAGACGGGTTTCTTCCGCCTGCGGGGCGTTGAACGGAATCTCAATCTCCAGTCTTTGCTGGGTGCCTATGACTTGCACCCGTTGGTAGGGGCATGTTTGGGTAGACACCGTGAACGTCAAATGCCTGCCCTGGCCAAAGTCCATCAAGGCACTGGTGGTCCGGTCTGTACCAAACTGCGGGTCATGGTCTTGCAGTGTGATGACGCGCAACGGTTCCGCTTCAAACAAAAACCGCCCCGCCACCAAGGCATAGCACCCGATGTCATACAAAGCCCCACCGCCCGCATCGGGACGGTTGCGGATATTGGCCGCATCGCGGTTGAAGTAGGAGAAAAACAACTGAATGGCGCGCACCTCACCCAATGCGCCGCTGCGCACCAGCTCACGTGCACGCAGCCACTGGGGATGGAAACGCACCATAAAGGCTTCCATGATGTGCACCTTGTCCGCCACTTCACGCAGTTGCGCGGCCTCGTTCGCAGTCAATGCAAACGGCTTTTCGCACAGCACATGCTTGCCAGCCCGGGCAGCAGCCAAGGTCCACGGCACATGCAAATCGTTGGGCAAGGGGTTGTAGACCACCTCAATGGCGGGGTCTTCTAACAAGGCCTCGTAGGACCCATACGCATGGGCGATTCCGAGTTTGTCAGCCGCCGCTTGTGCAGACGCGGCGTTGCGCGAGGCAATGGCGCGCACCTCGCACCATTGGCTACCTTGCAAGCCCGGGATGACCTTTTGAACCCCGATCTTGGCCGTGCTGAGCACGCCCCACTGAACTTTTTGCATGAAAAATTGCCTTGGTAGTGGGGTTGCAGTTACACCGTGGATAGGTTCTGATGGCTTAGTAGTACAGGAACAGTCCGAGCTCGGAATGGTCCCCATTTTTACTGGCACCGCCCGCGACAGGCTTGAGGGTTTCACTCACGTAGCGCAAGCTGATACCAAATTGGCCAGGATCATTGCCTTTTTTAGGGGGCGTAGAGTCCAAGACGTACTGCAACTCAAGCACTGCGCCTGGCTCACTCTCATAGCGACCAACAACCGGAAGGCCCGTAGCCAGACCTGTGCCAGTCACCTCAGCCAATGTGAGTACACGCACACCGGCCCCCAGACGCCAGCTAGGCGCCATGTCGTAAAAGCCCATCAATTCCGCTGAGTTAGTAGTCAGAGCGAGTTCGGCGTCCGACGCATTGGTGGCTGTGCGTTGACGACCTAAAGTTCCTTGCACTGTGAACTTTGGTGCTACACGGTAATCCATGCCAACCTTGTACAGCAAACCAAGACCGGTCTTCACATTCCAAGTTGAGCCATCTGTGTAGCCGCCCTTGAGGATGGACTCACCGCCAAAGCCCGTGCCAGCCATACCATAGAAGCGCCAATTGGTAGTATCCGCATGCGCCAGTGCACCGCCCAGCCCCAATGCAAGGGCTAACAATTTAGTTTTCATCTATCCCCCTGAAAAAAGGGATGCATTGTTACATGGGAAAATCAGCGGAATTAGCCTCAGGCCGCGTCTTTGTAGAAATAGTTTCGATTCAGCGAACGCGTGGCAACGGGGGCAACGGCTTGGGCGATGGCGCCGATGTGGTCGGGCGTGGTGCCGCAGCAACCGCCCAGGATATTGACCAGGCCTTCGGCAGCAAACTCACGCACCAAACGGCTGGTGACATCGGGGGTTTCATCGAAGCCGGTGTCGCTCATGGGGTTAGGCAAACCGGCGTTGGGATAACAACTAATGAACGTGTCCGGTGCCACTTTGTGCAGCTCCTGAATGTAGGGGCGCATGAGCGCAGCGCCCAAAGCGCAGTTCAGCCCGATCGCCAGTGGTTGCGCGTGGCGCACGCTGTGCCAAAACGCGGTCACGGTTTGGCCACTCAAGATACGGCCGGAGGCATCGGTTACCGTACCGCTGATCAAAATAGGCAGGCGTTCACCACTGGCTTCAAAGTATTCGTCCACCGCAAACAAGGCCGCCTTGGCGTTCAAGGTGTCAAAAATGGTTTCCACCAAGATCACATCGGCGCCACCTTCGACCAAGCCTTTGGTTTGCTCGTAGTAGGCCGCGCGCAGCTCTTCAAACGTGACGTTGCGTGCGCCGGGGTCGTTCACGTCGGGGCTGATGCTGGCGGTTTTGGGCGTGGGGCCTAAGGCACCGGCCACAAAACGGGGCTTGTCGGGCGTGGAGTATTTGTCGCACGCTGCGCGCGCCAACTTGGCCGACACCACGTTCATTTCATAGGCCAACTCGCCCATGTCGTAGTCCGCTTGCGCCACGGTGGTGGCACCAAAGGTGTTGGTTTCAATCAGGTCAGCACCGGCCGCCAAGTAACGCTCGTGGATGTCACTGATCACGTCTGGCCGGGTCAGGCTCAGCAATTCGTTATTGCCCTTGATGTCCCGGTGAAAGTCTTTGAACCGGTCACCTTGGCCACCGGGCCCGGTGTAGCCTTCGCCACGGTACTGGGCTTCACCCAATTTGAAACGCTGGATCATGGTGCCCATGGCACCGTCCAAGATGGCAATGCGTTGTGCCAAGATGCCGGGCAATTGCTGGGCGCGGGTGTATGTGATGTTTTTCATGCGGGCTCACCTGGTGAATGTCAAACAAGTGAGCGCGGTTGTCCAACCCAAGCCTGGCGGGGAGTGTGGCAACACACTTCAGCCGCTGCAGCGCCCCTTGGGAGCGTGAATTTTAGTGCAGGCAATTGCTTTACGTCTTGCCAAACAAACGCTGTCACGCCAAGGTCGAAGACAATAGGCCACTTAACCACCCGCTTGCAAACCACGAGCTTGGGCTGGTTTGCGGTATGACTTTAGGCAGTTTTGGCCTTCTGCGCCCGTAGATACTGCGCAAGCAGCTACTGTTTATATAGCAATCACTTTGTCCTACGCTCAGGTTCTTCACGACGTTTTTGGCTACGCGCAGTTTCGGGGGCCCCAAGAAGCCATTGTTGAGCATGTGGGCGCAGGCGGAGACGCGCTGGTACTCATGCCCACGGGCGGTGGCAAATCCTTGTGCTACCAAATCCCGGCTATTGCCCGCCAGCAAGCCGGGCATGGGGTCACGGTGGTGATTTCGCCGCTGATTGCGCTGATGCACGACCAAGTGGGTGCACTGCATGAAGCGGGCGTGAGCGCTGCCTTTTTGAACTCCACACTGAGCAGTGATGAGGCATACCAAGTGGAGCAGCGCATGCTGCGCGGCGAGATCACGCTGCTATACGCCGCACCGGAACGGGTCACGACTCCACGCTTTTTGGCCCAGCTCGACTCCATGTTCGAGCGCGGCACGCTCAGCCTGTTTGCCATTGACGAAGCCCATTGCGTAAGCCAATGGGGACACGACTTTCGCCCTGAGTACCGCGCGCTCACGGTCTTGCATGAGCGCTACCCTGGCGTGCCGCGCATGGCGCTCACGGCCACGGCGGATGACCTGACGCGGGCCGACATTTTGGAGCGCTTGCAGCTGCAAGACGCCCGCGCCTTTGTCAGCAGCTTTGACCGGCCCAACATCCGCTACACCATCGTCGAGAAGAAAGACAGCACCCAGCAGCTCTTGCGCTTTATTGCCCGGGAGCATGAGGGTGATGCGGGCATTGTGTATTGCCAGTCCCGCCGCAAGGTCGAAGACATTGCCCAAACGCTGGTGGATGCAGGCCTGAACGCTTTGCCCTACCACGCAGGGCTGGACACCAAGATCCGACAAACGCACCAAGACCGCTTCTTGCGCGAAGAGGGCATCGTGATGGTGGCCACCATCGCGTTTGGCATGGGTATCGACAAGCCCGATGTGCGTTTTGTGGCGCATTTGGACATGCCCAAAAATATCGAAGGCTACTACCAAGAGACAGGCCGCGCCGGGCGTGATGGACTGAGCGCCCAAGCGTGGATGGCCTACGGCTTGCAAGACATGGTGAACCAGCGCCGCATGATTGACGAGAGCCCGGCCAGCGAGGAATTCAAGCAAGTCATGCGTGGCAAGCTCGATGCGCTCTTGGGCCTAGCCGAAGCGTCAGACTGCCGCCGCGTGCGCTTGTTGGCCTATTTCGGCGAGAGCAGCACGCCGTGTGGCAACTGCGACAACTGCTTGAACCCGCCTGAAGTATGGGATGGCACCGACGCCGCACGCAAGCTGTTGTCAACCATTTACCGCATTCAGCAGATGAGTGGCATCAGCTTTGGTGCAGGGCATTTGATGGACATTGTGCGGGGCAAAGTCACTGACAAAGTGACCCAGTACAACCACGCCAGCTTGAGCACCTTTGGCATCGGTGCCGACTTTAGTGAACTGCAACTGAGAGGGGTTTTACGGCAACTCATCGCGATGGGTGCGGTAACCGTAGATGCCCAAGCATTCAACACCCTGCAACTTACAGAGCAGGCCCGCGCCGTTTTGAAGGGTGAGGTTGCAGTGAGCTTACGGGAGTCGGTGTCTAGCCCGGCGGAGCGAAAGTCTAAGCGTAACCCCCGCTTGGGTGCCATTGTGAAAGCCCCGATTCAGTTGGACAGCGAGGCTTTGATGCGGTACTCAGCGCTGAAGGCCTGGCGCGCTGAGGTCGCCAAGGAGCACAACCTACCCGCTTATGTCATTTTCCATGATGCGACGCTGGCCGCTATTGCGCAGCGCTCGCCCCAATCGCTAGAAGACTTGCAAGGTATCAGCGGTATTGGGGCAAAAAAGCTGGAAGCTTATGCGCAGGAGGTGCTGCGTGTGCTCGCGCAGAGCCAGTAATCCTGCTGCCAAGCCAAGCAGGCACTGCTAAACAGTAGCTAGCTTGGACCCAGAACGCCTAGTGGCGGCGAAAGCAGCTCTCGTACGAGATAGCCGCACCCGTCATGGTGTTTTGCAAACGCTCAATCGCGCGCTGGTGGCGAGCACCATTAGGTGCAGTGCGTGCCAACTGGCTGTGCTGTTGTACTAGCGCATGCAATTTGTTGCGGCAGGCGTCTAACGCACCCGCAAAGTTCAGCGCAATATAGGCTGAATGGTCTGCGTGGGTTTGACGAAACTCGTCAGACCAGTAATTGAACAGCTGCCACTTGTAAGTTCCTTTTTCGGGGACTTGAATGAGGTCTTTACGCATTTGCACCAACTTTTTGTTAAACAATCGTTCAGCATCGGGTTCAAAACTGCCAGCTCGGGGTTTGAGGAGCTAGCAGCTTTGGTACCTGCCTGTACCTTTCACGCGTGAGGGCTTGGTTTGGTTGACACCTAGCCCAAAAAATCACGGTTTAGGTGCGCGGGTCTATGCTTGACCGCGAAAAAATGCCCCTTGGCGGGGCTGTTTTTGGGGAAGCGTGGGGCGCAAACCCGGTTAGCCGCGGTCTATCTATTGCAAAAACCCCATGCTCCGCTGTTCACGGACCTCCGGTTTGATGCGGTGTTCCGCTTCTAGTTGCTCCAAAAACTCCTCTGGCTCCAAGATAGTGTCCAAGAGATGGGCTTGGCGTTTCACTGCGGCAAAGTCCCCCGGGCACAACTGATCCAACGCGGTCAGGCGCGTCAATAGCGGGGGCGTCAGGCGCTCACACTGGTCAGAGCAGGCCTCGGCAATAAAAAATGCCTCGCGCTGGACGCGTGTCAGCGGCTTGAACTGAATCTTGAACGTGAACCTGCGCAATGCCGCTTGGTCAATGCGGTCCATCAGGTTGGTGGTGCAGATGAAGATGCCGGCAAAGCGCTCCATGCCCTGCAGCATTTCGTTGACTTCTGTTACCTCGTAGGTACGCTGGGCGCTCCTGCGGTCTTGCAAGAAGCTGTCGGCTTCGTCCAGTAGCAAGACGGCTCCATCGGCTTCGGCATCCTTGAACATGTGCGCCATGTTTTTTTCAGTGTCGCCGATGTACTTACTACTCAGATCACTTGCCTGGCGCACCATGAGTGGCTTAGCAAGTTCGTTGGCAATGTGCTGCGCCAGCGCGGTTTTACCTGTGCCGGGCGGGCCATAAAAACACAGTGTGCCATGCCCACGCGCCTGCAAGGCTTGCACCACCCGCGGAATTTGGTAGCGGCTTTCAATATGAGACAGCGCTGGCTTGTACTGGGTGATGCTAGGCGGATATACGGGTGTGCTGCGCGTGCCAAGCGCTATGTCCGCATTACGCAATTGGCGCTCCATGAGCTGCTCTAAGTGCTCCGCACCGCCAGCTTGCTTGGAATGGCGGGCGAGTTCTGCAAAGCGTGCGGCGGTGCGTATTTGTGCAGGTGTCAGGCCCTTGCGCGCGGTGAGTCGGCCTACAAACGCGTCGGACACATTAATTCCCGCGAGCGTTTTCCGCACGATCGCCTCCCGGGCTCCTGGAGGAGGAGACTTAAGCTCAAGGTGGTACGCAAACCTTCGGCGAAAGGCCGGATCAATTTGTTCGATGCGGTTGGTCACCCATACTGTCGGGATCGTATTCGTCTCCAGAATCTGGTTCACCCAGGCCTTTCCGTTGACGCTGGTTCCCACTGGGATTGCACTTGCGTCCGAGCGTGCCAACAGTTGCGCCGCTTCGCTTGAGAGTGGAGGGAACACATCCTCCACTTCATCAAAGAGCAGGGCCGCTTGGGTGCTGCCCTTCAAGAAGACCTGAGCAATTTGCAAAGATCGGTATCTGTCACGTCCGCTCAAGGAGTTGCCATCCCGGTCGGCGTACTCCACCTCAAACAGGTCTAGGCCTGCATGCTGCGCCACCACTTTGGCAAGTTCTGTCTTGCCGGTGCCGGGTGGGCCATACAGCAGGATGTTGACGCCCGGCTCCTTGCACTCGACTGCGCGCGCCAAAAGATGTGACAAGACCAAGGCATCCTCAGCCACAAAGGCAAAGTCCCCCATGGTGAGCGTGCTCTTGGATGACAGGCGGGTAAAGACCGCCATGAGCTCGGACTGGTCGCGGTAATGGCGCATCAGAACTGGGGGGAGCTTTTCGCTGACCTTCATGAGGTCGGCAAGGTCGGTAATGTTGTGCTCAGAGATCAGGTTTTCTACCAGTCCAATACGTTCGAGGCGAGAGCCTGCGCGCAGCGCGTCGCCTAGCTCTTGAGCGTCCACTCCGGCAACTTGGGCCATGGTAGCAAAGGCTTCGGGCGCATTTTGGACCTTGAACTCGACCAAGATGCTGCGCATTTCGCGCTGGTAACGGGCCAAGGTTCCATAGAGCAGCAAGGCACGCTCGGCTTTGTTGAGCTTCAACAGCCCCGCCAGAGCGTTGATGTTTTTTTCCACCATCGTGGATTGTTTCTTGAGTGAGGCCGCTAAGCCTTCGGCAGTTGCACTCAGTACGGAGATGAGGTCTTTTGCATGCTCTTTGGCGTACTCATCTAAGAAGAAGAACAAGGTGGCTTCGTCATATTGGCCTCGCCAGGTTCCGTGGCGGGCCATAAATTCTTGAGCCGCCAGCTGTTCGTGGCCACGCCACAACTCGTTACCTAAGCAACGGCGCTGCAAAAAGTCGCGCAACCGAGCCAGCACCGACACGGGCCACATCAAGTGGCGCCCGGCCAAACCGACGATCCCATTGAGGTCGCGGCGCACATTAAAGTTTGCACCTTGGCGAACGGCCAAGGTCAGCACAAAGTGCGAGCACATCAGATCCAACACCGGTGCGTCCTGCAAACCCGGTGATGAAATAAGATGCCCCCCCAAGGGCTGAAAAAGCAAACGCTTGGCCATCAAGTGCCTCCGACGCTGAGTTGCGCCGGATTTACGATAGCGCAGTCAGGCGCAAGATGGAAGTACCGATCGCACATTTATTTGCGACCTTGCGCCCCCAGTTTCGATTTTGCATACCCTTAAGTGACTGCAAAGTCGCGTATTTGTGACGAAAGTGCACGCAATATGCCAGTGCACCTCTATGAAGATTGGAACAATGACCATGGTTGAATACGAAGATGTGTTGGCAGCTGCCCAGCGGCTACAAGGCCATTTGCTAAATACCCCTTGTGTGGCATCACAAACGCTGTCGGACATTACCGGTGCCCAAGTGTTCCTAAAGTTCGAGAATTTACAGTTCACCGCTTCGTTTAAGGAGCGTGGCGCGTGCAACAAGTTGGCGCAGTTGACCAAGGAGCAGTCGGCCCGGGGCGTGATCGCGATGAGCGCTGGCAACCACGCGCAAGGAGTGGCTTACCACGCGCAACGCTTGGGGTTACGCGCGGTGATCGTCATGCCGCGCTTTACGCCAGGCGTGAAGGTGGAGCGCACGCGCGGCTTTGGCGCCGAGGTCATTTTGTACGGTGACAGCTTGGAAGATGCCCGCGCCCATGCCTATGCCTTGGCGGAGTCCGAAAAGTTGTGCTTTGTACACCCCTACGACGATGAGGCAGTCATGGCCGGGCAAGGCACCGTCGCACTGGAAATGCTAGAGCAGGTGCCAAACTTAGACACTTTGGTGATTGCGATCGGCGGTGGCGGTTTGATATCGGGCATGGCCACGGTGGCAAAAGCGCTGAAGCCTGGGATTGAAGTCATCGGGGTGCAAACGGT is from Rhodoferax aquaticus and encodes:
- a CDS encoding GspE/PulE family protein — translated: MTTATSRPEKLRLGDVLVQQRLISQEQLKQTLELQRTTGKKVGRLLIETGIITEELLANGLARQLRIPFVNLKTFPFRAEVVKLLAEANARRFKAVVLEDKGDQLLVAMSDPLDLFAFDELTRILKRNIAIAAAPESQLTLAFDKLYRRTEEISGLARALEKDIGDAVDFGELTASVGLEGAPVVRLLQSLFEDAMQVGASDVHIEPQEAGLQIRVRVDGVLQTQTQADKRIAGALTQRLKLMGGLDISEKRLPQDGRFSVRLKEQTIDVRLSTLPATYGESVVMRLLNQGIGMRRLDAIGMPAAMLARFREVLARQSGMVLVTGPTGSGKTTTLYAALAEINADELKVITVEDPVEYRLPGITQVQVNDKIELTFAKVLRSCLRQDPDVILVGEMRDSATAEIGLRAAITGHLLLSTLHTRDAMSTPFRLMDMGVPSYMVATSLQAVIAQRLLRLNCTECAAAHTPSAQEQSWLDSLQVGTPTWLPQKGLGCSACNGSGYSGRQGVYELMEMDVELAHKATLADPGDFMRSARERMRGQSMAHHALELVKAGRTTLAEAMRVGYDVDDLDVAGTP
- the metH gene encoding methionine synthase — its product is MSSTSSPSLATSVAPMLLSGLEPVRIDASSLFVNVGERTNVTGSKAFARMILNGQFEEALAVARQQVENGAQIIDINMDEAMLDSQAAMVRFLNLIASEPDISRVPLMIDSSKWSVIEAGLRCVQGKAVVNSISMKEGVEEFKRQAKLLRRYGAATVVMAFDEQGQADTYARKIEICERAYRILVDEVDFPPEDIIFDPNIFAIATGIEEHNNYAVDFIEATRWIKQNLPGAKVSGGVSNVSFSFRGNDPVREAIHTVFLYHAIAAGMDMGIVNAGMVGVYDDLEPVLRERVEDVVLNRRADAGERLVDIAETAKSGAKDESKKLEWRGTPEAPATVGQRLSHAMVHGITDFIVADTEEAYQEVLAKGGRPLHVIEGPLMDGMNIVGDLFGQGKMFLPQVVKSARVMKQAVAHLIPYIEEEKRLDEAAGRDVKTKGKIVIATVKGDVHDIGKNIVTVVLQCNNFDVVNMGVMVPCHEILAKAKAEGADIIGLSGLITPSLEEMQYVAGEMQKDDYFRIKKIPLLIGGATTSRVHTAVKISPHYEGPVVYVPDASRSVSVAQSLLGDGVQTYVDELNADYDKVRHQHANKKQTPMWPLAKARANKTPVDWASFAPTVPKFIGRRVFKNFDLTELAQFIDWGPFFQTWDLAGPFPAILKDEVVGTEASRVFEDGKAMLKRLIEGRWLTANAVVALYPANSVNDDDIEFYTDESRSTVALTWYGLRQQTEKQEIDGVMRPSRCLADFVAPQGVKSDYAGMFAVTAGIGTEKREKIFLDAHDDYSAIMLKAIADRLAEAFAECLHHRVRTDLWGYAPSEALSAEELIAEKYQGIRPAPGYPACPDHSVKQDMFALLQCEDIGMAVTESLAMTPAASVSGFYLGHPDATYFNVGKISDDQLQDHVRRRGRTAAELQRLLAPNL
- a CDS encoding Gfo/Idh/MocA family protein; protein product: MQKVQWGVLSTAKIGVQKVIPGLQGSQWCEVRAIASRNAASAQAAADKLGIAHAYGSYEALLEDPAIEVVYNPLPNDLHVPWTLAAARAGKHVLCEKPFALTANEAAQLREVADKVHIMEAFMVRFHPQWLRARELVRSGALGEVRAIQLFFSYFNRDAANIRNRPDAGGGALYDIGCYALVAGRFLFEAEPLRVITLQDHDPQFGTDRTTSALMDFGQGRHLTFTVSTQTCPYQRVQVIGTQQRLEIEIPFNAPQAEETRLWVHDGKSLRDGAQQVENLPAADQYALQGDAFAQVVRGLVALPYGVEDAILNMRILDAMVASSTSGAWVRV
- a CDS encoding homocysteine S-methyltransferase family protein, producing MKNITYTRAQQLPGILAQRIAILDGAMGTMIQRFKLGEAQYRGEGYTGPGGQGDRFKDFHRDIKGNNELLSLTRPDVISDIHERYLAAGADLIETNTFGATTVAQADYDMGELAYEMNVVSAKLARAACDKYSTPDKPRFVAGALGPTPKTASISPDVNDPGARNVTFEELRAAYYEQTKGLVEGGADVILVETIFDTLNAKAALFAVDEYFEASGERLPILISGTVTDASGRILSGQTVTAFWHSVRHAQPLAIGLNCALGAALMRPYIQELHKVAPDTFISCYPNAGLPNPMSDTGFDETPDVTSRLVREFAAEGLVNILGGCCGTTPDHIGAIAQAVAPVATRSLNRNYFYKDAA